One Bacillota bacterium genomic region harbors:
- a CDS encoding nitroreductase family protein, with translation MENLGTKEMREIAWDIIYNRRSVRKFTDKPVSDEDLKLILEAGRWAPSGEDAQPWRFIVVRDEERRKKLGKISAQGSGRRFSGEFITKNLHKRFAGLEDEEKKKAIFKKLTSGDVSAFAGEAPVVIVVIGKKDVWDLPFDTSAAIENMLLMTTALGLGACWVIAPCIDIRDELKLKELLEVPEEYKVISIIPLGHMDRLPRPRPRIELNELTFDEKYGKPFYQE, from the coding sequence ATGGAAAACCTAGGCACGAAAGAAATGAGAGAGATAGCGTGGGATATTATCTACAACAGGCGCAGTGTACGTAAATTTACCGATAAACCTGTATCAGATGAAGATTTAAAGCTGATTCTTGAAGCAGGCCGCTGGGCGCCTTCGGGAGAGGATGCGCAGCCTTGGAGATTTATCGTCGTTCGTGATGAGGAGCGAAGGAAAAAACTTGGCAAGATATCTGCCCAGGGCAGCGGAAGACGTTTCTCCGGTGAATTTATCACCAAGAACCTGCATAAACGCTTCGCGGGACTTGAGGACGAAGAGAAGAAGAAAGCGATTTTTAAAAAGTTAACCAGTGGTGATGTATCGGCATTTGCCGGTGAAGCCCCGGTAGTTATCGTAGTTATCGGGAAAAAAGATGTCTGGGATCTTCCCTTTGACACATCCGCTGCTATCGAGAATATGCTTTTGATGACCACAGCTCTCGGCCTCGGAGCCTGCTGGGTAATCGCTCCCTGTATTGATATAAGGGATGAATTGAAACTTAAGGAACTGTTGGAAGTGCCCGAAGAATATAAAGTAATCAGTATTATCCCACTTGGACACATGGATCGCCTGCCTCGTCCGAGGCCACGGATTGAATTAAACGAACTGACTTTCGATGAGAAGTATGGTAAGCCTTTTTATCAAGAGTAA
- a CDS encoding Ldh family oxidoreductase, whose translation MSKKHLLSEEELRKYCWAVLKKSPLEEEDASILVDTTIKADLRGISSHGISRLDHYVERMNKGLINPRPLLKIEERADSVIWIDADNGPGQVVAYRGMELAIEKAAEKGLCCVGIKNTNHIGLAGYYPEMAARKNMLGFITANTNAAMAPWGGVEALFGTNPFALAVPAKERPILLDMATTNVARGKIRIYAKEDKPIPPGWAKDAEGRDTTDAGKALLGTLTPVGGPKGYGMALMIDIIAGIITGSSSCDEVCSLDDMTSPICSGNFLLAFNIQSMIDFDVYLERVEGLKEKIKNSRKAEGVNELFLAGEIEYNTEERNRQNGLEVPKLMWEKVKETLAG comes from the coding sequence ATGAGCAAAAAGCACCTGCTCAGCGAAGAAGAACTAAGGAAATATTGTTGGGCGGTTCTGAAAAAGAGCCCTCTTGAAGAAGAAGACGCCTCAATTCTGGTTGATACAACGATTAAAGCAGATTTGAGGGGAATTTCTTCTCACGGTATTTCAAGGTTGGATCATTACGTAGAAAGAATGAACAAGGGCCTGATCAACCCCAGGCCGTTACTGAAAATCGAAGAGAGAGCTGACAGCGTCATCTGGATCGATGCAGACAACGGACCGGGGCAGGTTGTTGCCTATCGGGGAATGGAGTTGGCCATAGAAAAAGCGGCAGAAAAAGGCTTATGCTGTGTGGGAATAAAAAACACGAACCATATCGGCCTTGCCGGATATTATCCTGAAATGGCTGCCCGCAAAAATATGTTGGGATTTATTACAGCCAATACCAACGCGGCGATGGCACCATGGGGAGGAGTTGAAGCCCTCTTTGGTACAAACCCCTTTGCCCTGGCTGTCCCGGCCAAAGAGAGACCGATACTGCTTGATATGGCTACCACCAATGTTGCCCGCGGTAAAATACGGATCTATGCAAAAGAGGATAAACCTATTCCCCCGGGTTGGGCAAAGGATGCGGAAGGCCGGGATACAACTGATGCGGGTAAAGCGCTTCTGGGGACACTTACTCCGGTAGGCGGTCCTAAAGGATACGGCATGGCGCTGATGATCGATATCATCGCCGGTATTATTACTGGAAGCAGCAGCTGTGATGAGGTATGTTCCCTGGATGATATGACCAGCCCGATCTGTTCAGGAAACTTTTTGCTGGCCTTTAATATTCAAAGCATGATCGATTTTGACGTTTACCTGGAAAGGGTTGAAGGGTTAAAAGAAAAAATTAAAAACAGCCGAAAAGCAGAAGGAGTAAATGAACTCTTTTTGGCGGGAGAAATAGAGTACAACACCGAAGAAAGAAATAGGCAAAACGGGCTGGAAGTGCCCAAATTAATGTGGGAGAAAGTAAAAGAAACCTTGGCCGGGTAA
- a CDS encoding cupin domain-containing protein, translated as MKYIVREQDVEGVRREPARVSKILISGHSVGASQISMGVNVTEVGSRIPVHSHGDSEEAMFIASGTGKLVVNGGEEEYPLEAGTAIFAPRGVSHEIVNTGDEPIKVIWAYAPPLPEHLK; from the coding sequence GTGAAATATATAGTCAGGGAACAGGATGTGGAAGGAGTGAGGCGTGAGCCGGCGCGGGTCTCGAAAATTTTGATCTCTGGTCACAGTGTGGGAGCCTCGCAGATATCAATGGGTGTCAACGTTACCGAAGTAGGCAGCCGGATACCGGTGCACAGCCATGGAGATTCCGAAGAAGCGATGTTCATTGCCAGCGGCACAGGCAAGCTGGTGGTCAACGGCGGGGAAGAAGAATACCCGTTGGAAGCCGGAACCGCCATCTTTGCCCCCAGGGGAGTCTCGCATGAGATAGTCAATACAGGTGATGAGCCGATCAAGGTGATCTGGGCCTACGCACCTCCACTGCCCGAGCACCTTAAGTAA
- a CDS encoding aldehyde ferredoxin oxidoreductase C-terminal domain-containing protein gives MNQILRINLDENTITKESLNKKYLNKGGRALTSAIIHDEVDPVCDPLGGSNKLIFAAGLLTGTGISSSARISAGAKSPLTGGIKESNSGGLFTALMVRSGFRALVFEGLPTDETLKLLVIDGEDIALEDATDLENLSVFQTFETLQERYGDKAGIICIGQAGERKLPAAAIMSVDPFGHARAMARGGLGAVMGAKRIKAMVVKDNREMKPAAADEAKLKEQRKKFNQLVLEDPRLENRKQYGTAAIVNAVNAMGALPTYSFRQGNFEHAENLSGEKLHDTIVERKGQGKVSAPCMLGCLISCGNVYPDSKGEAIVSTLQYETIGMLGSNCGIDNLDDVAYLNKLCNDYGLDTIETGVVLGILMDVGYMKFGDVKACEKVLKEVAGGTPLGRIVGSGALITGRVFGTQRIPVGRNQALPAYDPRSLKGNGVTYITSPMGGDHTTGNAFGARDKVDPLGKDNQVELSLGLQVDGTIVDILGMCLFARTPVFGDMDLVADLANSLHGLKLQKEDIYELARETLRLEEEFNLKAGFSERRFPEFFYKEKLPPHNTVFDVPQEEIDNLRF, from the coding sequence TTGAATCAGATACTGCGAATTAATCTTGATGAGAATACGATTACAAAAGAAAGTTTAAATAAGAAATACCTGAATAAAGGTGGACGTGCGCTAACCTCGGCAATAATTCATGATGAGGTAGACCCGGTTTGTGATCCACTAGGCGGATCCAACAAACTTATTTTTGCGGCAGGTTTGCTGACCGGGACCGGTATAAGCAGTTCCGCCCGGATATCTGCCGGCGCTAAAAGTCCTTTAACCGGAGGCATCAAGGAAAGCAACAGCGGCGGACTATTCACTGCACTGATGGTGAGGTCGGGATTTCGCGCCCTTGTATTTGAAGGATTACCGACCGACGAAACCCTTAAGCTTCTCGTCATCGACGGAGAAGATATCGCGTTAGAAGATGCGACTGACCTGGAAAACCTCAGTGTTTTTCAGACTTTTGAAACCCTCCAGGAAAGGTACGGCGACAAAGCAGGAATAATCTGCATCGGCCAGGCAGGGGAGCGGAAGCTTCCGGCGGCAGCGATTATGTCTGTTGATCCCTTCGGCCATGCCAGGGCTATGGCTCGTGGAGGCCTGGGAGCAGTAATGGGTGCGAAAAGAATCAAGGCGATGGTCGTTAAGGACAACCGGGAGATGAAACCGGCAGCAGCTGACGAGGCTAAACTAAAAGAACAGCGTAAAAAGTTTAACCAGCTGGTTCTGGAAGATCCACGGCTGGAAAACCGTAAGCAGTACGGAACTGCCGCTATCGTAAATGCCGTTAATGCAATGGGGGCGCTGCCTACCTACAGTTTCCGGCAGGGAAACTTCGAACATGCAGAGAATCTCAGCGGAGAAAAACTGCATGATACCATCGTTGAACGTAAGGGACAGGGCAAGGTTTCGGCACCCTGTATGCTCGGCTGCCTGATCAGCTGCGGTAATGTATATCCTGACTCAAAGGGTGAAGCAATTGTATCCACCCTTCAGTATGAAACAATCGGTATGCTCGGTTCCAACTGTGGAATCGACAATCTGGATGATGTGGCCTACCTGAACAAGCTCTGCAACGATTATGGTTTGGATACAATTGAAACCGGTGTGGTGTTGGGGATCCTGATGGATGTGGGATACATGAAATTTGGCGATGTAAAAGCATGTGAAAAGGTTCTGAAAGAGGTTGCCGGGGGTACTCCCCTGGGGCGGATTGTGGGCAGCGGTGCCTTAATCACCGGCAGGGTATTTGGTACGCAGAGAATTCCCGTCGGCCGTAACCAGGCTTTGCCAGCCTATGACCCCCGGTCCCTGAAAGGCAACGGGGTTACCTATATAACCTCACCGATGGGTGGTGACCACACCACCGGTAATGCCTTCGGCGCACGCGATAAAGTTGACCCTTTGGGCAAGGATAACCAGGTTGAGCTTTCCCTGGGTTTACAGGTAGACGGCACCATCGTGGATATACTCGGTATGTGCCTCTTCGCCCGCACCCCAGTCTTCGGCGACATGGATCTTGTCGCTGATCTGGCCAACAGTCTGCATGGTCTGAAGCTGCAGAAAGAGGACATTTACGAACTGGCCCGTGAAACACTGCGCCTGGAAGAAGAGTTCAACCTGAAAGCAGGATTTTCCGAGAGACGTTTTCCGGAGTTTTTCTACAAAGAAAAACTGCCGCCGCACAACACTGTCTTTGATGTGCCGCAGGAGGAAATCGATAACCTCCGCTTTTAA
- a CDS encoding sugar phosphate isomerase/epimerase family protein — translation MRLSLTWTAQPRKFAPLILTGDFAGSVETANSMGYQGIEMSIRTAYDISATEVIGVIKKYGVQVSAVSTGLAYVEDGLSLVNEDKEIRQNAEVRFKEQIAFASAVQSDNVIFGLLRGKLSEKISVRQKQQEWIKTAMKSCAAYAENCGVNISIEPINRYETNYLNTMAEAVAFIGEVGMDNLYVMADTFHMNIEEKNTVDCIARYKDKISYVHLADSNRQIPGNAHIDFPAIINALKHINYSGFLSLECLLIDDPAKEAMQAHRYLSTLFNSQE, via the coding sequence ATGAGATTATCTTTAACCTGGACAGCTCAACCACGTAAATTTGCGCCCCTAATACTTACGGGAGATTTCGCCGGCAGTGTTGAAACAGCTAATAGTATGGGGTATCAGGGAATTGAAATGAGTATAAGAACAGCATATGATATTTCTGCCACAGAGGTAATAGGGGTGATTAAAAAATATGGTGTTCAAGTGTCCGCAGTCTCGACTGGATTGGCTTACGTGGAAGACGGTTTAAGTCTTGTTAATGAAGATAAAGAAATACGGCAGAATGCCGAGGTTAGATTCAAAGAGCAGATTGCCTTTGCCTCGGCAGTTCAATCGGATAATGTAATATTTGGGCTGTTACGCGGAAAATTAAGTGAAAAGATTTCTGTCAGGCAGAAGCAGCAGGAGTGGATCAAGACGGCTATGAAATCTTGCGCCGCCTATGCTGAAAACTGTGGAGTAAATATTAGCATTGAGCCGATCAACCGTTATGAAACAAACTACTTAAATACCATGGCGGAAGCAGTAGCTTTTATCGGTGAAGTGGGAATGGATAATCTATATGTTATGGCAGATACTTTTCACATGAATATCGAAGAAAAAAACACTGTGGATTGCATTGCCAGGTACAAAGATAAGATATCTTATGTTCATTTAGCCGATAGTAATCGCCAAATTCCCGGAAATGCTCACATCGATTTTCCTGCGATTATCAATGCACTGAAACATATAAACTATAGCGGGTTTCTATCGTTGGAGTGCTTACTAATCGATGATCCGGCCAAGGAGGCGATGCAGGCACACAGGTATTTATCTACTTTGTTCAACAGTCAGGAGTAA
- a CDS encoding 4Fe-4S binding protein: protein MYKVDVSQCIGCGVCEEICPESAIKLTKAEVARIDPKKCVSCGACADICPQEAIEEIEDEDTDE, encoded by the coding sequence ATGTATAAAGTCGATGTATCACAATGCATTGGATGTGGTGTATGTGAAGAAATCTGTCCAGAGTCTGCAATCAAACTGACAAAAGCAGAGGTGGCCAGAATCGATCCCAAAAAATGTGTTTCATGTGGAGCTTGTGCAGATATATGCCCCCAGGAAGCAATAGAAGAAATTGAAGATGAAGATACAGATGAATAA
- the iolN gene encoding 3-dehydro-scyllo-inosose hydrolase, with protein MSNFLKTNRADLILEDNAVGRMKKEIWEANDHEIDAILAEYGIPSPPEWVKPNSYIQTTIRNKLVENRRKNDIVLIPVGCTENHGMHTVSAMDTFFVTSICEAVRRYTAKKGYAVNLALPPLLYGSHPYHHIGMPGNVIVREEVSKELLIDVMLGLWNDGFRKQIIVNNHGQLWMLEAVIQQFTKRYQLPGIFRLMDWHRAVREFFRPKELGGVFESPFIHADEHETSLGLLLFPEMVEMEYAVNTAPEGFLPGGHMDVSVDSYCRPSRWSECQGHNPIELMGTPEGVVGPSKEASAEKAKKPIAAIVRYLTLLIDEILEAFPPGTVPDTEKVTLRSAKEMEPYLREPLSPGWKSVYGLPTIGQGE; from the coding sequence ATGAGCAACTTTTTAAAAACGAATCGTGCTGACTTAATCCTGGAAGACAATGCAGTAGGTCGCATGAAAAAAGAAATCTGGGAAGCCAATGATCACGAGATCGATGCCATCCTGGCGGAGTATGGCATACCTTCACCTCCCGAATGGGTTAAGCCTAACTCTTATATTCAGACTACTATACGCAACAAACTGGTGGAGAACCGCCGTAAAAACGATATAGTTTTGATACCGGTAGGGTGCACCGAAAACCACGGAATGCATACGGTAAGCGCTATGGATACATTTTTTGTAACCTCTATTTGTGAAGCGGTCCGCCGTTACACCGCAAAAAAAGGATATGCCGTTAATCTGGCCCTTCCGCCACTGTTATACGGTTCACACCCCTATCATCACATCGGGATGCCGGGTAATGTTATAGTCAGGGAAGAAGTTTCCAAGGAGCTGCTCATTGACGTTATGCTTGGATTGTGGAACGATGGTTTCCGCAAGCAGATCATAGTAAATAATCATGGTCAATTATGGATGCTGGAAGCAGTGATTCAGCAGTTTACCAAGCGTTATCAGCTTCCCGGTATTTTCAGACTAATGGATTGGCACAGGGCTGTTCGTGAATTCTTCCGGCCTAAAGAGCTGGGCGGCGTATTTGAATCTCCCTTCATCCATGCCGATGAGCACGAAACTTCCCTGGGGTTGCTGCTTTTCCCGGAGATGGTAGAGATGGAATATGCCGTTAATACTGCCCCTGAAGGATTTCTACCTGGCGGACATATGGATGTATCAGTTGACTCTTACTGTCGTCCCAGCCGCTGGTCCGAGTGCCAGGGGCATAATCCTATTGAATTGATGGGCACACCGGAAGGGGTAGTTGGCCCTTCAAAAGAGGCATCCGCAGAAAAAGCAAAAAAACCTATTGCCGCCATAGTACGCTATCTAACGCTTTTAATTGATGAGATCTTAGAAGCATTTCCTCCGGGAACCGTTCCCGATACTGAAAAAGTCACTTTACGCTCGGCTAAAGAAATGGAGCCTTACCTGCGTGAACCCCTGAGCCCTGGCTGGAAATCAGTATACGGACTTCCGACCATAGGTCAGGGTGAATAA
- a CDS encoding CoA-transferase, which produces MIGASKVVKMEEAVAAVPNGAHLALSGFAITRSPVAFAHELIRQGKKDLTLSQCIGAFETDLLVGAGAVKRLNYGGGSLDRPGPLYNVNRAIEQKTVEINEYSNLSLAMRFLAGSVGIPYIPSQTILGSDILARLLETKSDEIKTGECPFTGEKVVYLRALFPDFAVVHVPKADKKGNAIIYGPRWDQEAALASDEIIIIADEIISEELTPYIAQEVIIPAPRVKMVVHQPYGAHPTSVYGKYDYDRAHIEEYVSYASTPQGMQEYLDKYIYSVKSFDEYLELIGGLKRITELTADSLKKY; this is translated from the coding sequence ATGATCGGCGCTTCAAAAGTGGTAAAAATGGAGGAAGCTGTTGCAGCTGTGCCTAATGGAGCCCATTTAGCTTTAAGCGGGTTTGCCATCACTCGCAGTCCGGTAGCCTTTGCTCATGAACTGATCAGACAGGGTAAGAAAGATCTCACTTTATCACAGTGCATAGGCGCATTTGAAACCGATCTGCTTGTCGGGGCCGGTGCAGTTAAAAGGCTAAATTATGGTGGAGGATCACTGGATCGTCCGGGACCACTGTACAATGTAAATCGGGCTATCGAGCAGAAAACCGTTGAAATAAATGAATACAGCAACCTTTCACTGGCCATGCGTTTTCTGGCCGGCTCTGTCGGGATCCCTTACATACCTTCACAGACAATCCTTGGCTCTGACATACTGGCCAGGCTTCTTGAAACAAAAAGTGATGAAATCAAAACCGGCGAATGTCCTTTTACCGGCGAAAAAGTGGTATATCTACGAGCCCTTTTCCCGGATTTTGCGGTCGTGCATGTTCCCAAAGCCGATAAAAAGGGTAATGCCATAATCTATGGACCAAGGTGGGATCAGGAAGCTGCCCTGGCATCCGATGAGATCATAATAATCGCTGATGAAATCATATCTGAAGAGTTGACCCCGTACATCGCCCAGGAAGTTATCATCCCGGCGCCGAGGGTTAAAATGGTTGTTCACCAGCCCTACGGGGCACACCCTACGTCGGTATATGGAAAGTATGATTATGATCGTGCCCATATTGAAGAATATGTATCTTATGCTTCCACACCGCAGGGAATGCAGGAATACCTGGACAAATATATCTATAGCGTAAAAAGTTTTGATGAATATCTTGAGCTGATTGGCGGCTTAAAACGGATAACTGAGTTAACCGCCGATTCGTTGAAGAAGTATTAG
- a CDS encoding CoA-transferase: MKNDYFSMRELMAVAGSRELKDHQNVLVGLGLPQVASILAQMTHAPNLTMILEIGVIDPEPKEPSVGIADPRIWFKSSYFTNTIGTMGNFLHRGLVDVGFIGGLEIDMYGNLNSTLVNRSDGGFRHFTGSGGANDIATLAKKILVIMPHEKRKFPEKVTYNTSTGFLNGGTSRSDAGLKGGGPAKIITDKAIMGFNEESKRMELLSVHPGVRIEDVVENTGFELLMNRVDETAPPSEEEIELLREVIDPARIYIK, from the coding sequence GTGAAAAACGATTATTTCTCCATGCGTGAACTGATGGCTGTTGCAGGGTCAAGAGAACTGAAAGATCATCAGAATGTACTGGTTGGTTTAGGCCTGCCGCAGGTAGCTTCCATCCTGGCCCAGATGACTCATGCCCCCAACCTGACCATGATCCTGGAAATCGGCGTGATTGATCCGGAACCGAAAGAACCTTCAGTTGGCATTGCAGACCCGAGGATCTGGTTTAAATCGAGTTATTTTACCAACACCATCGGTACAATGGGTAATTTTTTACACCGGGGCCTGGTTGATGTCGGTTTTATCGGCGGCCTTGAGATAGACATGTATGGCAACCTGAACTCCACCCTGGTCAACCGTTCCGATGGCGGATTCCGCCATTTTACCGGTAGCGGTGGGGCCAACGATATTGCGACCCTGGCCAAAAAGATATTGGTCATCATGCCGCACGAAAAACGGAAATTTCCGGAAAAGGTTACCTATAACACCTCTACAGGTTTCCTGAATGGAGGAACTTCACGCTCCGATGCAGGGCTAAAAGGCGGCGGGCCCGCTAAAATTATCACCGATAAAGCAATTATGGGCTTTAATGAAGAAAGTAAACGAATGGAACTGCTTTCGGTTCACCCGGGTGTGAGGATTGAAGACGTTGTTGAGAATACGGGATTTGAATTGCTGATGAACAGGGTCGATGAGACGGCACCACCATCAGAAGAAGAAATAGAACTCCTCAGAGAAGTAATCGACCCCGCCCGTATTTATATTAAATAA
- a CDS encoding sigma 54-interacting transcriptional regulator, translating into MPSISIIAPDSELADLCKKVIGNIKTGIKISIFVAPALQGVETARQEVKKGVEVIISRGGTSTLIENAKLGIPVVDIGISYQNLLYSLSEAKKYGTTVAMIGYKNVFQSIKKIDKHLEELTGIKIIARKVNNDEEIYDVMHRIFGEENSENLVFIGGSMVAKTATDLGCASVALKSTEENIIQAIEEAQKIINATRAEKERANMFKGILDHISDGVISVDKNGRITVFNKAAQTIMKADEKSLIGNEVSSTFLSSRIHDVVKQGKPELGVLDEMGGITVVTNSTPIFVDNHVVGAVATFQDVTYLQQLEQQVRRKLARQGLIPKYKFENIIGKSAGMKNVIQRAEKFADTDYTILITAETGSGKEIFAHSIHSTSKRAKGPFVTINCASLPESLLEAELFGYSEGAFTGASKGGRAGLFEQAHGGTIFLDEVGEISGRLQILFLRVLQEKEIRRIGDSRIIPVDVRIISASNRKLKELVSQGGFREDLYYRLNVLNLSIPPLRERQEDIPLLVNHFLSMYPSADRRNTVATPEAMKLLQQYEWPGNVRQLENIIQRLMVIAENELSIEPADVIQAMEGELSNHHDLNNYGEKVSATSNEYNNLFRDFTATSNGPAEANGKTVLDKGEGLLSDIENEAILKVLRSVNGNRQEAARILGISSTTLWRRLKKIGTKV; encoded by the coding sequence ATGCCCAGTATATCGATAATTGCACCGGATAGTGAACTTGCCGATCTCTGCAAAAAAGTTATCGGAAATATTAAAACTGGAATCAAAATATCAATCTTTGTCGCCCCCGCACTTCAGGGTGTTGAAACAGCCAGGCAGGAAGTAAAAAAAGGGGTCGAAGTTATAATATCCCGCGGTGGAACTTCTACACTGATCGAAAATGCAAAGCTCGGTATCCCGGTTGTCGACATCGGGATCAGCTACCAAAATCTATTGTACAGTTTATCTGAAGCAAAAAAATACGGTACAACGGTGGCCATGATCGGCTATAAAAATGTTTTTCAATCAATCAAAAAAATCGATAAGCATCTTGAAGAACTAACCGGTATAAAAATAATAGCCCGCAAAGTTAATAATGACGAAGAGATCTATGATGTAATGCATAGAATCTTCGGGGAAGAGAACAGTGAAAATCTGGTTTTCATCGGCGGCAGCATGGTGGCCAAAACCGCTACAGACCTGGGTTGTGCATCTGTCGCTTTGAAATCTACCGAGGAAAATATCATCCAGGCTATTGAGGAAGCTCAAAAGATAATCAATGCAACCCGGGCTGAAAAAGAAAGAGCCAACATGTTTAAAGGAATTCTTGACCATATTTCCGACGGTGTTATCTCCGTTGATAAAAACGGAAGAATTACTGTCTTCAACAAGGCGGCTCAAACAATCATGAAAGCTGATGAAAAAAGTCTTATCGGCAATGAAGTTAGCAGTACATTTTTAAGCTCGCGAATTCATGATGTGGTGAAACAAGGGAAACCGGAGTTAGGTGTGCTTGATGAAATGGGTGGTATAACCGTTGTAACCAACAGCACGCCCATTTTTGTCGACAATCATGTGGTTGGTGCAGTCGCCACCTTTCAGGATGTAACATACCTACAGCAGCTGGAACAGCAGGTTCGCCGAAAACTGGCTCGCCAGGGACTGATTCCGAAATATAAATTTGAAAATATAATCGGTAAAAGCGCCGGCATGAAAAATGTAATCCAACGAGCTGAAAAATTTGCCGATACCGACTACACGATTCTGATCACAGCTGAAACAGGAAGTGGAAAAGAGATTTTTGCCCACAGTATTCACAGCACAAGCAAACGGGCCAAAGGACCTTTCGTAACCATCAACTGTGCATCTTTACCGGAAAGTTTACTTGAAGCAGAACTTTTTGGTTACTCGGAAGGCGCTTTTACAGGCGCTTCAAAAGGAGGACGGGCAGGCCTCTTTGAGCAGGCCCACGGCGGTACCATCTTCCTCGATGAAGTAGGTGAAATCTCAGGCCGTTTACAAATATTATTCCTGAGAGTTCTTCAGGAAAAAGAGATCCGCCGGATCGGTGACAGTAGAATAATTCCGGTTGACGTCAGGATTATTTCCGCTTCGAACAGAAAGTTAAAGGAACTGGTCAGCCAGGGCGGGTTCCGGGAAGACCTCTATTACCGGTTAAATGTATTAAACCTGAGCATCCCTCCCCTCAGGGAAAGGCAGGAAGATATCCCCCTCCTGGTAAATCATTTTCTCAGCATGTATCCTTCAGCAGACCGGCGCAATACTGTTGCCACACCGGAAGCGATGAAATTACTTCAACAGTACGAATGGCCGGGCAATGTCCGCCAGCTGGAGAATATTATTCAGCGTTTGATGGTTATCGCCGAAAATGAATTATCAATTGAACCGGCAGATGTTATACAGGCCATGGAAGGAGAACTCTCAAACCATCATGACCTCAATAATTATGGTGAAAAGGTTTCTGCCACATCTAATGAGTATAATAACCTGTTCAGGGATTTTACGGCCACGTCAAACGGACCTGCAGAAGCAAATGGCAAAACAGTTCTTGATAAAGGGGAAGGGTTGCTCTCTGACATTGAGAATGAGGCAATCCTGAAAGTTTTAAGAAGTGTAAACGGAAACAGACAGGAAGCAGCCAGGATACTCGGTATAAGCAGCACTACACTCTGGAGACGCCTGAAAAAGATTGGTACCAAAGTATAG
- a CDS encoding peptidase has protein sequence MIFQKTRDLMVKLGLPAGDLGNLPDSPKRFADGAHFRIEVPTINTAEAMEALLVRAEQIGITINRVDETYGAFRHTKEELKAYIDLAKQYKCELNISVGPRATYDTSATRLSSQGVRISYRLRGMEQVVRAVEDVFRIAEMGGLGVLCYDEGLLWVLNELRKMGELPKNMIFKLSAHVGHGNPASFQLLKNLGADSINPVRDLSLDMIAALRAAVDTPLDVHTDNPPASGGFIRVYEAPEIVRVGAPVHLKTGNSVVGGHGQLTTAKEGKLMAEQASIVVEMLERYYPEFKQSKGVASDMSIPGQ, from the coding sequence ATGATATTTCAGAAGACAAGAGATTTAATGGTCAAGCTGGGTTTGCCGGCCGGAGACTTGGGCAACCTGCCCGATTCGCCCAAAAGATTTGCCGACGGAGCCCATTTTAGAATTGAAGTGCCGACAATTAATACCGCCGAAGCGATGGAAGCGCTGCTGGTCAGGGCCGAGCAGATCGGAATAACAATCAACCGCGTTGACGAAACCTACGGCGCTTTCCGTCATACCAAGGAAGAACTGAAAGCCTACATTGATCTGGCCAAGCAGTACAAATGTGAATTAAACATCTCGGTAGGACCCCGGGCGACCTATGACACCAGCGCCACCAGGCTGTCCAGCCAGGGCGTAAGGATCTCGTACCGCCTAAGAGGGATGGAACAGGTTGTCAGGGCTGTTGAAGATGTCTTTCGCATTGCCGAAATGGGCGGCCTGGGCGTCTTATGCTACGACGAAGGCCTGCTCTGGGTTCTAAACGAACTGCGTAAAATGGGCGAACTGCCCAAGAACATGATTTTTAAACTGAGCGCTCACGTTGGCCACGGTAACCCGGCCAGCTTCCAACTGCTTAAAAACCTCGGGGCCGACTCGATCAACCCGGTTCGCGACCTCTCCCTGGACATGATTGCCGCCCTGAGAGCTGCTGTCGATACACCACTGGATGTCCATACCGACAACCCGCCGGCCTCCGGAGGATTCATCAGGGTCTACGAAGCACCCGAAATCGTCAGGGTTGGCGCCCCGGTCCACTTAAAAACCGGTAACTCGGTAGTCGGCGGCCACGGTCAGCTGACCACCGCCAAGGAAGGCAAGCTGATGGCCGAGCAGGCCTCTATTGTGGTTGAAATGCTCGAAAGATACTACCCTGAATTCAAACAGTCCAAAGGCGTAGCATCCGATATGTCGATTCCCGGCCAGTAA